One window of the Archangium primigenium genome contains the following:
- a CDS encoding AMP-binding protein, protein MKSLMVVRRAPESTWVDLLRGRALEQPSRRAFVLLEEGEAESAVWDYAELDRRARAIATLLRRQLRPGERALLLYPFGLDFIAAFLGALYAGVVAVPVYPPDPSRLQRTLPRLRAIAQDAQATRVLTTQAIREWVEGLAQQAPELAALHWLATDTLPPDLEADWRPLDVTPGTLAFLQYTSGSTARPKGVRLTHAHLMHNQGVMQRAFGTCEESVGVSWLPLYHDMGLIGCVLHALYAGFPMVLMPPEQFLRRPLRWLAAISRYRATISGGPNFAFDLCARKVTPEQAAALDLSTWSHAFNAAEPVRADTLERFTRAFAPSGFRAEAWHPLYGLAEATLMTTGERGGGTRPRVLTVEGAPLDAGQVVPRPEGSADTRRLVGLGQPGPELRVAIVAPDTRVRLEPERVGEIWVAGPSVAQGYWNQTETSDPTFHAELASGEAAGGERWLRTGDLGFLREGELFFTGRLKDLVIIRGRNHAPQDIELTVERSHAALRPGCGAAFALDTGGTERLVVVQEVHRDHTHADLDALAHTARRAVAEAHGVHLDTLVLVRAGSIPKTSSGKIQRHACRQDFLEGRLDVLRAVTPTAPLGERPSLATDEALARAISELGLDSLQQLELRQLLEQRLRALPRPPAPAPRPDSAPVWDVAREAPALWRHLEEREPWLAELLEGLRRELPVPPTNGTFDTGEHFRPAGHFRAFYQRGPGEGVLAFKGGEVRCEDQAGFLELLRQRLFERQARYSVTNTLEYFLLQERKVPGALTLPEALTEARRAAELQGRFLEEYGAPGELPVPLLVVRWSEEVVARFRGRLLPLLSGFTLGIAEGELRDGLACYVYWFPQAPFPRVSHFAGTLAQESQRTGTGGFTNTRLIHATLKHNLDAGAVVDSWVRLTARFLWLGYFPSDIQHFKNGQCIEPQNVLLNGAFADVDSVLPMHQVTTDREFYANFLAMLNLLAGTVRTFLAAEGNGTTHRPPPFPHQFQGPDFLDTLSVLHVWERLCVHLRAERPGAHARLDPRLEALVESRLSFPVLFERVLFPLYYAGPTLPESAVHLLKVTDVYGDTLAGERRPSREVKYSARMSVDAVALATLPRAFLEQLQFTPREFIRDCMREEATLVTVYETFLGRIGLVVLPMEDAELYVDRRHTVGAVVRGLEEAARLGADTVSLTGLVPSATDYGRALEEATRGRTGLPRFTTGHATTAACFVMMVERVLAAGGRRMDGEDVVLLGAGSIGTAILRLLRRTLPAPRSLRLCDVPARREHLSRLVEELSAEPGGPGALEVTLVSGDGLPDEVYASSLVLCATNVPGLLDVHRLRPGTLVVDDSAPHCFEPRRAIRRFQEKRDVLFSEAGALRSHRPIGEIRELTFATGWDQRIRAALRLLHPTEDTLMGCVFSSILSSRFEDAPCLVGTPGLRDLELHYRKLRELRFEAARPYVEDYLLDDDLVGMFRARFGGR, encoded by the coding sequence ATGAAGTCCTTGATGGTGGTACGCCGGGCCCCCGAGTCGACCTGGGTGGATCTCCTGAGGGGCCGGGCGCTCGAGCAGCCTTCGCGCCGCGCCTTCGTCCTGCTCGAGGAGGGTGAGGCGGAGAGCGCCGTCTGGGATTACGCGGAGCTGGACCGACGCGCCCGCGCCATCGCCACGCTCCTGCGGCGGCAGCTGCGGCCCGGAGAGCGGGCCCTGCTGCTCTACCCCTTCGGCCTGGACTTCATCGCCGCCTTCCTCGGCGCGCTGTACGCGGGCGTCGTGGCCGTGCCGGTGTACCCGCCGGACCCCTCGCGGCTCCAGCGCACCCTGCCGCGGCTGCGCGCCATCGCCCAGGACGCCCAGGCCACCCGCGTGCTCACCACCCAGGCCATCCGCGAGTGGGTGGAGGGTCTGGCCCAGCAGGCCCCCGAGCTCGCCGCCCTGCACTGGCTGGCCACGGACACGCTGCCTCCGGACCTGGAGGCGGACTGGCGGCCCCTGGACGTCACCCCGGGCACGCTCGCCTTCCTCCAGTACACCTCGGGCTCCACCGCGCGGCCCAAGGGCGTGCGGCTCACCCATGCCCACCTGATGCACAACCAGGGCGTCATGCAGCGCGCCTTCGGCACCTGCGAGGAGAGCGTGGGGGTGAGCTGGCTGCCGCTGTACCACGACATGGGGCTCATCGGCTGCGTGCTGCATGCCCTGTACGCGGGCTTCCCCATGGTGCTCATGCCCCCGGAGCAGTTCCTGCGGCGGCCCCTGCGCTGGCTCGCCGCCATCTCCCGCTACCGCGCCACCATCAGCGGAGGCCCCAACTTCGCCTTCGACCTGTGCGCCCGGAAGGTGACGCCCGAGCAGGCGGCGGCGCTCGACCTGAGCACCTGGAGCCACGCCTTCAACGCCGCCGAGCCCGTGCGCGCCGACACCCTGGAGCGCTTCACCCGCGCGTTCGCGCCCAGCGGCTTCCGCGCCGAGGCGTGGCACCCGCTCTATGGGCTCGCCGAGGCCACGCTCATGACGACGGGCGAGCGCGGGGGCGGCACCCGGCCCCGGGTGCTCACCGTGGAGGGCGCGCCGCTGGACGCGGGCCAGGTCGTCCCGCGGCCCGAGGGCTCCGCCGACACCCGGCGCCTCGTCGGCCTGGGCCAGCCAGGCCCGGAGCTGCGCGTGGCCATCGTGGCGCCCGACACCCGCGTGCGCCTGGAGCCGGAGCGCGTGGGGGAGATCTGGGTGGCGGGGCCCAGCGTGGCCCAGGGCTACTGGAACCAGACCGAGACGAGCGACCCCACCTTCCACGCGGAGCTGGCCAGCGGCGAGGCCGCCGGCGGCGAGCGGTGGTTGCGCACCGGGGACCTGGGCTTCCTGCGCGAGGGCGAGCTGTTCTTCACCGGCCGGCTCAAGGACCTGGTCATCATCCGGGGCCGCAACCACGCCCCTCAAGACATCGAGCTCACCGTCGAGCGGAGCCATGCCGCCCTGCGCCCGGGCTGTGGCGCCGCGTTCGCGCTGGACACCGGGGGCACCGAGCGGCTCGTCGTCGTCCAGGAGGTGCACCGCGACCACACGCACGCCGACCTGGACGCGCTCGCCCACACCGCGCGGCGCGCCGTGGCCGAGGCCCATGGCGTGCACCTGGACACGCTGGTGCTCGTGCGCGCGGGCTCCATCCCCAAGACGTCCAGCGGGAAGATCCAACGCCACGCGTGCCGCCAGGATTTCCTCGAGGGTCGGCTGGACGTGCTGCGCGCCGTGACGCCCACGGCGCCCCTGGGGGAGCGCCCCTCGCTCGCGACCGACGAGGCCCTGGCCCGCGCGATCTCCGAGCTGGGCCTGGACTCCCTGCAGCAGCTCGAGCTGCGCCAGCTCCTGGAGCAGCGGCTGCGCGCCCTGCCCCGCCCCCCCGCGCCCGCGCCCCGGCCGGACAGCGCCCCCGTCTGGGACGTGGCCCGCGAGGCCCCGGCGCTCTGGCGCCATCTGGAGGAGCGCGAGCCCTGGCTGGCCGAGCTCCTGGAGGGGCTGCGACGCGAGCTGCCCGTGCCGCCCACCAACGGCACCTTCGACACCGGCGAGCACTTCCGGCCCGCCGGCCACTTCCGCGCCTTCTACCAGCGAGGCCCCGGCGAGGGCGTGCTCGCTTTCAAGGGCGGGGAGGTGCGCTGCGAGGATCAAGCGGGCTTCCTCGAGCTCTTGCGGCAGCGGCTCTTCGAGCGTCAGGCGCGCTACTCGGTGACGAACACGCTGGAGTACTTCCTGCTCCAGGAGCGCAAGGTGCCTGGCGCGCTCACGCTGCCGGAGGCGCTCACCGAGGCCCGGCGCGCCGCCGAGCTCCAGGGCCGCTTCCTGGAGGAGTACGGCGCGCCGGGAGAGCTGCCGGTGCCGCTGCTGGTGGTGCGCTGGAGCGAGGAGGTGGTGGCGCGCTTCCGGGGCCGGCTGCTGCCCCTGCTCTCCGGCTTCACGCTGGGCATCGCCGAGGGGGAGCTGCGCGACGGGCTCGCCTGCTACGTGTACTGGTTTCCCCAGGCGCCCTTTCCCCGGGTGAGCCACTTCGCCGGCACGCTCGCCCAGGAGAGCCAGCGCACGGGCACGGGGGGCTTCACCAACACGCGCCTCATCCACGCCACGCTCAAGCACAACCTGGACGCCGGCGCCGTGGTGGACTCCTGGGTGCGGCTCACCGCGCGCTTCTTGTGGCTGGGCTACTTCCCGAGCGACATCCAGCACTTCAAGAACGGCCAGTGCATCGAGCCGCAGAACGTGCTGCTCAACGGCGCCTTCGCGGACGTGGACTCGGTGCTGCCCATGCACCAGGTGACCACGGACCGGGAGTTCTACGCCAACTTCCTCGCCATGCTGAACCTGCTGGCGGGCACCGTGCGCACCTTCCTCGCGGCCGAGGGCAACGGCACCACCCACCGGCCCCCACCCTTCCCCCACCAGTTCCAGGGGCCCGACTTCCTGGACACGCTCTCCGTCCTCCACGTCTGGGAGCGGCTGTGCGTGCACCTGCGGGCCGAGCGGCCCGGCGCGCACGCGCGGCTGGACCCGCGGCTGGAGGCGCTCGTGGAGTCGCGGCTGTCCTTCCCCGTGCTCTTCGAGCGCGTGCTCTTCCCGCTCTATTACGCCGGGCCCACGCTGCCCGAGAGCGCGGTGCACCTCTTGAAGGTGACGGACGTGTACGGCGACACGCTCGCCGGGGAGCGCCGCCCCTCGCGCGAGGTGAAGTACAGCGCCCGCATGTCCGTGGACGCGGTGGCGCTCGCCACCCTGCCCCGCGCCTTCCTGGAGCAGCTCCAGTTCACGCCCCGCGAGTTCATCCGCGACTGCATGCGCGAGGAGGCCACGCTCGTCACCGTGTACGAGACGTTCCTCGGCCGCATCGGGCTGGTGGTGCTGCCCATGGAGGACGCGGAGCTGTACGTGGACCGGCGGCACACCGTGGGCGCCGTCGTGCGGGGGCTGGAGGAGGCGGCGCGGCTGGGCGCGGACACGGTGTCGCTCACGGGGCTGGTCCCCTCGGCCACCGACTACGGCCGCGCGCTCGAGGAGGCCACGCGCGGTCGCACGGGCCTGCCCCGCTTCACCACCGGCCATGCCACCACCGCCGCCTGCTTCGTGATGATGGTGGAGCGGGTGCTCGCCGCGGGCGGCCGTCGCATGGACGGGGAGGACGTGGTGCTGCTCGGCGCGGGCTCCATCGGCACCGCCATCCTGCGCTTGCTGCGCCGCACCCTGCCCGCGCCCCGCTCGCTGCGGCTGTGCGACGTGCCCGCGCGGCGCGAGCACCTGTCGCGGCTCGTCGAGGAATTGAGCGCCGAGCCCGGCGGCCCGGGCGCGCTCGAGGTGACGCTCGTCTCCGGCGACGGCCTGCCCGACGAGGTGTACGCGTCCTCGCTGGTGCTGTGCGCCACGAACGTGCCCGGCCTGTTGGACGTCCACCGGCTGCGGCCCGGCACCCTGGTGGTGGACGACTCGGCCCCCCACTGCTTCGAGCCCCGCCGCGCCATCCGCCGCTTCCAGGAGAAGCGCGACGTGCTCTTCAGCGAGGCGGGCGCCCTGCGCAGTCACCGCCCCATTGGAGAAATCCGCGAGCTCACCTTCGCCACCGGGTGGGACCAGCGCATCCGCGCCGCGCTCAGGCTCTTGCACCCCACCGAGGACACCCTGATGGGTTGTGTCTTCTCCAGCATCCTCAGCTCGCGCTTCGAGGACGCGCCGTGCCTGGTGGGCACGCCCGGCCTGCGCGACCTGGAGCTGCACTACCGCAAGCTGCGCGAGCTGCGCTTCGAGGCGGCCCGCCCGTATGTCGAGGACTACCTGCTCGACGACGACCTGGTGGGCATGTTCCGCGCCCGATTCGGCGGCCGGTAG
- a CDS encoding serine/threonine-protein kinase PknK, producing the protein MVPSCLIPGYAVTREVARGGFGTLYAARRESDDQLVAIKVAHADHPLARMQLEREAQVLGAIGAPTVPALHASGWLPEGTPYLVMQYIASPTLAQRLARPSGPMPPPDFARWGSALLEALEQVHGRGYLHGDLKPENVFLDEEASRVGFFDFGLARLVNAPASVSADEPTPPVGESFAGTAEYMSPEQCSGPQGLDLRSDLYSSGVLLYEMLTGRPPFLGTATDVIQAHLARRPSRPSEHAPVHPAIEQVVLRCLAKERERRFDTVKELRAALQEALAQAARATPGAPSEKTPPPERPAASAPTGVMRSVAVLFFRSGANPVTVQKALASFGGNLASNDGTRFAGVFDPNAGENPVQRARQAAEGLAAQNLASAALVDVASVTVRHRPGGPARYFGPVFKEQDRYPTDQDPTPLLFTGAAAEALPDLLCEPVPGREGIFRNATTASGPEDVTILQHGSGVLVGRGSELAELLESAGRALVEKAPTLCTVLGDRGAGKTHLSAALVQQLHMALPHTRIATWRAREPVQGDPEGTLRMLLRGALYDFRSDYDLTGSEEEGKARCVKLLGEPLAQELWPGVASTLGWLAPGAAGLQNWAAAPGALRSLAMRATGELLAARAKSQRLCLILDDAHFAEETALDALEYAALAESHLPLWVCVFARPGFERIRPSWGTRAAYRHVLPLGPLSPPSAMELCRALLRPAENVPAAALESLVARAKSVPLFLVELVRGLKRQGLVRQRPSGGSWFLATDELDRMPELRLVDWLADRELGALPVELAAHARLCALLGPDFTAAEAEGVVFELEEEGGAADFPLDPRHATRRLQDLGLLLSHRLEGLSFRNELLRVTVERSLPEADRERIHRAAFRFYLSDAGAAERQRLPRLALHAAAAGMRDEAAALYIDLAESARGRHAYIEAESTYTRALELLDAEDRRRKLTVLRGRGLMRYRVGRYEDSLADFAGARELARQLGAPADEVDLMLEEAMAYDWINDYARSEERVYAAQEMAFAGNHKSPLLQVRLLLGVGRAQFRNGRWEECCEPLQEAAERARQLGDAGYESRVVAQLLLGVILPNIGRIDEAERLFEEVIHACTERGDRLHLGSAICNRRNLWVARNDLQGAMQDQERFMHLGRELGMVGWEYFAEHNMGELLYQAGRVADALPHITRAIELEKHHPEMAPRPWAQLLKARSLAYNGQRDKAGELLRDIRRTLKQSGAEFTPSEEVLFSAVELTTRDASDTEWSELLTRSQEYSVEQEPLEVLELRGLDLLRRGEPLRAQGILEEALSRAETTPNLMGHRLRGMLKRAQQQSTEQGASAEVLAPEAAAGGRRITPKR; encoded by the coding sequence ATGGTGCCATCGTGTCTCATCCCGGGCTACGCCGTGACGCGGGAGGTGGCCCGGGGCGGGTTCGGCACGCTCTACGCGGCGCGGCGTGAATCGGACGACCAGCTCGTGGCCATCAAGGTGGCCCACGCGGACCACCCGCTCGCGCGCATGCAGCTCGAGCGCGAGGCGCAGGTGCTCGGGGCCATTGGCGCGCCCACCGTGCCCGCCCTGCACGCGAGCGGTTGGCTCCCGGAAGGCACGCCCTACCTGGTCATGCAGTACATCGCCTCGCCCACCCTGGCCCAGCGGCTGGCGCGGCCCTCCGGGCCCATGCCTCCGCCGGACTTCGCCCGCTGGGGCAGCGCCCTCCTGGAAGCGCTGGAGCAGGTGCACGGCCGGGGCTACCTGCACGGAGACCTCAAGCCGGAGAACGTCTTCCTCGACGAGGAGGCGTCGCGGGTGGGCTTCTTCGACTTCGGCCTCGCCCGGCTCGTCAACGCGCCGGCCTCCGTCAGCGCCGACGAGCCCACCCCGCCCGTGGGCGAGTCCTTCGCGGGGACGGCCGAGTACATGTCCCCCGAGCAGTGCTCCGGTCCCCAGGGGTTGGATCTCCGCTCGGATCTCTACTCGTCGGGCGTGCTGCTCTACGAGATGCTCACCGGCCGGCCCCCCTTCCTGGGCACCGCCACGGACGTCATCCAGGCGCACCTGGCGCGTCGGCCCTCGCGGCCCTCGGAGCACGCGCCGGTGCACCCGGCGATCGAGCAGGTGGTGCTGCGCTGTCTGGCCAAGGAGCGCGAGCGCCGCTTCGACACGGTGAAGGAGTTGCGCGCGGCGCTCCAGGAGGCCCTGGCCCAGGCGGCCCGCGCCACGCCGGGCGCCCCGTCCGAGAAGACGCCCCCGCCGGAGCGGCCCGCCGCGTCGGCCCCCACCGGGGTGATGCGCTCGGTGGCGGTGCTCTTCTTCCGCTCGGGCGCCAACCCCGTCACCGTGCAGAAGGCGCTCGCCAGCTTCGGCGGCAACCTGGCCTCCAATGACGGCACCCGCTTCGCCGGGGTGTTCGATCCCAACGCCGGGGAGAATCCCGTGCAGCGCGCACGGCAGGCGGCCGAGGGGCTCGCCGCGCAGAACCTGGCCTCGGCGGCGCTGGTGGACGTGGCCTCGGTGACGGTGCGCCACCGCCCCGGGGGCCCCGCGCGCTACTTCGGCCCCGTCTTCAAGGAGCAGGATCGCTACCCCACGGATCAGGATCCCACCCCGCTGCTGTTCACCGGCGCCGCGGCCGAGGCGCTGCCGGACCTCCTGTGCGAGCCGGTGCCGGGCCGCGAGGGCATCTTCCGCAACGCCACCACCGCCAGCGGACCCGAGGACGTCACCATCCTCCAGCATGGCAGCGGCGTGCTGGTGGGCCGGGGCAGCGAGCTGGCCGAGCTGCTGGAGAGCGCGGGCCGGGCGCTGGTGGAGAAGGCGCCCACGCTGTGCACGGTGCTCGGAGACCGGGGCGCGGGCAAGACCCACCTGAGCGCGGCGCTCGTCCAGCAGTTGCACATGGCGCTGCCCCACACGCGCATCGCCACGTGGCGCGCCCGCGAGCCCGTGCAGGGCGACCCCGAGGGCACCCTGCGCATGCTGCTGCGCGGCGCGCTCTACGACTTCCGCAGCGACTACGACCTGACGGGCTCCGAGGAGGAGGGCAAGGCGCGGTGCGTGAAGCTGCTCGGCGAGCCGCTCGCCCAGGAGCTGTGGCCCGGCGTGGCCTCCACTTTGGGGTGGCTGGCGCCCGGCGCCGCGGGCCTGCAGAACTGGGCCGCCGCCCCTGGCGCCTTGCGCTCGCTGGCCATGCGCGCCACGGGCGAGCTGCTCGCCGCGCGCGCCAAGTCGCAGCGCCTGTGCCTCATCCTCGACGACGCGCACTTCGCCGAGGAGACGGCCCTGGACGCGCTGGAGTACGCCGCGCTCGCCGAGTCCCACCTGCCCCTGTGGGTGTGCGTGTTCGCCCGCCCGGGCTTCGAGCGCATCCGGCCCTCGTGGGGCACGCGCGCCGCCTACCGGCACGTGCTGCCGCTCGGGCCGCTCTCGCCCCCGAGCGCCATGGAGCTGTGCCGCGCGCTTCTGCGCCCCGCGGAGAACGTGCCCGCCGCGGCGCTGGAATCGCTCGTCGCGCGCGCCAAGAGCGTGCCCCTGTTCCTCGTGGAGCTGGTGCGCGGCCTCAAGCGCCAGGGGCTCGTGCGCCAGCGGCCGAGCGGCGGCAGCTGGTTCCTGGCCACGGACGAGCTGGACCGGATGCCCGAGCTGCGGCTGGTGGACTGGCTGGCGGACCGCGAGCTCGGGGCCTTGCCCGTGGAGCTGGCGGCGCACGCGCGGTTGTGTGCCCTGCTCGGGCCGGACTTCACCGCCGCCGAGGCCGAGGGCGTGGTGTTCGAGCTGGAGGAGGAGGGCGGCGCCGCGGACTTCCCGTTGGATCCCCGCCACGCCACGCGCCGGCTGCAGGACCTGGGGCTGCTCCTGTCCCACCGCCTGGAGGGCCTGAGCTTCCGCAACGAGCTGCTGCGCGTCACGGTGGAGCGCTCCCTGCCCGAGGCGGACCGCGAGCGCATCCACCGCGCCGCCTTCCGCTTCTACCTGAGCGACGCGGGCGCCGCCGAGCGCCAGCGCCTGCCGCGCCTGGCCCTGCACGCCGCGGCGGCCGGCATGCGCGACGAGGCGGCCGCGCTCTACATCGACCTGGCCGAGTCCGCCCGGGGCCGCCACGCCTATATCGAGGCCGAGTCCACCTACACGCGCGCGCTGGAGCTGCTCGACGCGGAGGACCGGCGGCGCAAGCTCACCGTGCTCCGGGGCCGGGGCCTCATGCGCTACCGGGTGGGCCGCTACGAGGACTCGCTCGCGGACTTCGCCGGCGCGCGCGAGCTGGCGCGCCAGCTCGGGGCTCCCGCGGACGAGGTGGACCTCATGCTGGAAGAGGCCATGGCGTACGACTGGATCAACGATTACGCGCGCTCCGAGGAGCGGGTGTACGCGGCCCAGGAGATGGCCTTCGCGGGCAACCACAAGTCGCCCCTGCTCCAGGTGCGGCTGCTGCTCGGCGTCGGGCGCGCGCAGTTCCGCAACGGCCGCTGGGAGGAGTGCTGCGAGCCCCTGCAGGAGGCGGCCGAGCGCGCGCGCCAGCTCGGGGACGCGGGCTACGAGTCGCGCGTGGTGGCGCAGCTGTTGCTCGGCGTCATCCTGCCCAACATCGGCCGCATCGACGAGGCGGAGAGGCTCTTCGAGGAGGTCATCCACGCGTGCACCGAGCGCGGAGACCGGCTGCACCTGGGCAGCGCCATCTGCAACCGCCGCAACCTGTGGGTGGCGCGCAACGACCTGCAGGGCGCCATGCAGGATCAGGAGCGCTTCATGCACCTGGGCCGCGAGCTGGGCATGGTGGGCTGGGAGTACTTCGCCGAGCACAACATGGGCGAGCTGCTCTACCAGGCGGGCCGGGTGGCCGACGCCCTGCCCCACATCACGCGCGCCATCGAGCTGGAGAAGCACCACCCGGAGATGGCGCCCCGGCCCTGGGCGCAGCTGCTCAAGGCGCGCTCGCTCGCCTACAACGGCCAGCGCGACAAGGCGGGCGAGCTCTTGCGCGACATCCGCCGCACCCTCAAGCAGAGCGGCGCGGAGTTCACCCCCTCGGAGGAGGTGCTCTTCTCCGCGGTGGAGCTGACCACGCGCGACGCGAGCGACACGGAGTGGAGCGAGCTGCTCACCCGCTCGCAGGAGTACTCGGTGGAGCAGGAGCCCCTGGAGGTGCTGGAGCTGCGCGGGTTGGACCTGCTGCGGCGGGGCGAGCCCCTCCGGGCCCAGGGCATCCTCGAGGAGGCGCTGAGCCGGGCCGAGACGACGCCCAACCTGATGGGCCACCGGCTCCGGGGCATGCTCAAGCGCGCGCAGCAGCAATCCACCGAGCAGGGCGCGAGCGCCGAGGTGCTCGCGCCGGAGGCCGCGGCGGGCGGCCGGCGCATCACCCCGAAGCGATGA
- a CDS encoding OPT/YSL family transporter: MSEGSAELVTPTPPEAAGDGPRLVPRGAPVAAPRAEWTGRAWGLGLGFGALLAVTNVYTGLKVGFWESGCVLSALLAFGGLSALGRRGVAPTALETNLAQTTAVSVGALPASAGLLGTVPALVLMGLQPPGWAVAAWGVGLGLLGVLFAFALRRRLLEEEALPFPTGVATAELITSLHTTDTAYATHSRGLWGGSLVSALVVGLRDAVGAIPSVSLLPAALRVGGLGADSLQLGVHWSPMLLGIGSLVGLQTALSLLGGALLGWCGLGPVLVGQGHVAVGDLASWLLLPGVGLMVGASLPSLLPLVRALPSLWGDVRGLGAGGGWESTAGRWVRRGVLPLVLVALAVGASGFAVGPLALFLALVLVFPLCAVCARATGQSDLAPMSVVGQLTQVVFGTWVPGQPGLGVAASGVVAGAASHTSASLWSLQAGRRLGANVSRQFLAQLSGPLVGAAVAIPTFYLLASTHPLGSAALPAPTAQQFKVFAELTSRGFAGLPAGAAPALGVGLLVGVGLSLGVWGRWARVLPSAVALGLGMVLPPFYSVTIALGALVTFAVGRLRPAAAPVARSVGMGAILGESVLGVVIAALAALGLIASG, translated from the coding sequence ATGAGCGAGGGCTCCGCGGAGTTGGTGACCCCGACTCCGCCGGAGGCCGCGGGAGACGGCCCCCGACTCGTGCCGCGGGGGGCCCCGGTGGCGGCGCCCCGGGCCGAGTGGACGGGACGCGCCTGGGGCCTGGGCCTGGGGTTCGGCGCGCTGCTCGCCGTCACCAACGTGTACACGGGCCTCAAGGTGGGCTTCTGGGAGTCCGGGTGCGTGCTGTCCGCGCTGCTGGCTTTCGGAGGCCTGTCGGCGCTGGGACGGCGCGGCGTGGCGCCGACGGCCCTGGAGACGAACCTCGCGCAGACGACGGCGGTGTCCGTGGGCGCCCTGCCCGCGAGCGCCGGACTCTTGGGCACCGTGCCCGCGCTCGTGCTGATGGGCCTCCAGCCGCCCGGGTGGGCGGTGGCCGCCTGGGGCGTGGGCCTGGGTCTGCTCGGGGTGCTGTTCGCCTTCGCGCTGCGGCGGCGCCTGCTGGAGGAGGAGGCCCTGCCGTTCCCCACGGGCGTGGCCACCGCGGAGCTCATCACCTCGCTGCACACCACGGACACGGCCTATGCCACGCATTCGCGGGGCCTGTGGGGCGGAAGCCTCGTGTCCGCGCTCGTCGTGGGGCTCCGGGACGCGGTGGGCGCCATTCCCTCCGTGTCCTTGCTGCCCGCGGCGCTGCGGGTGGGCGGCCTGGGGGCGGACAGCCTGCAACTGGGCGTGCACTGGAGCCCGATGCTGCTGGGCATCGGCTCGCTCGTGGGCCTCCAGACGGCGCTGAGCCTGCTCGGGGGCGCGCTGCTGGGCTGGTGCGGCCTGGGGCCGGTGCTCGTGGGCCAGGGCCACGTGGCGGTGGGGGACCTGGCGTCCTGGCTGCTGCTGCCCGGCGTGGGGTTGATGGTGGGCGCCTCGCTGCCCTCGCTGCTGCCGCTGGTGCGCGCGCTGCCGTCCCTGTGGGGCGACGTCCGGGGCCTGGGCGCGGGCGGGGGCTGGGAGTCCACCGCGGGTCGGTGGGTGCGCCGGGGCGTGCTGCCGCTCGTGCTGGTGGCCCTGGCGGTGGGCGCGTCGGGCTTCGCGGTGGGCCCGCTGGCGCTCTTCCTGGCGCTGGTCCTGGTCTTCCCCCTGTGCGCGGTGTGCGCGCGCGCGACGGGGCAGTCGGACCTGGCGCCCATGAGTGTGGTGGGTCAGCTCACGCAGGTCGTCTTCGGGACGTGGGTGCCGGGGCAGCCCGGCCTGGGCGTGGCGGCGAGCGGCGTGGTGGCGGGTGCCGCGTCCCACACGAGCGCGAGCCTGTGGTCGCTCCAGGCGGGGCGGCGGCTGGGCGCGAACGTGTCCCGGCAGTTCCTCGCGCAGCTGTCCGGGCCGCTGGTGGGCGCCGCGGTGGCCATCCCCACCTTCTACCTGCTCGCGTCCACGCACCCGCTCGGCTCGGCCGCGCTGCCCGCGCCCACGGCGCAGCAGTTCAAGGTCTTCGCCGAGCTCACGTCGCGGGGCTTCGCCGGACTGCCGGCCGGGGCCGCGCCGGCCCTGGGCGTGGGCCTGCTCGTGGGCGTGGGCCTGTCGCTGGGCGTGTGGGGCCGGTGGGCGCGGGTGCTGCCCTCGGCGGTGGCCCTGGGCCTGGGCATGGTGCTGCCGCCCTTCTATTCGGTGACGATCGCCCTGGGCGCGCTCGTGACGTTCGCGGTGGGTCGGCTGCGGCCCGCGGCGGCGCCAGTGGCCCGCTCGGTGGGCATGGGCGCCATCCTCGGCGAGTCCGTGCTGGGCGTCGTCATCGCGGCGCTCGCGGCGCTGGGCCTCATCGCTTCGGGGTGA